AGGTCACGGAGGGCGCTCTCCACGGCCTGGAGGGTCCGCCGGTCGTCGAGCAACTGGGCGTGGCTCTCGTCGATCAGGCGGAACGCCTCGTCGTCCTCGCCCTCGTTCACCGCCCGCATGATGGCCGTCGCCGTCCGATGGCCGTGACCGGGCACCAGCGCGAGAAACGCGCGCAGGGCCCCGGCGTGGAGCGAGGTGTAGGTGCGGTAGCCGTGGGCCGTGCGGTCGGCGGCCGGAAGGATGCCGGCCTCCTCGTAATTCCTGACCGCCTGCGTGGACAGACCGTGCCCGCGCGCCAGATCGATCGGCCTGAGTCTCACACCGCTTTGAAGGTTTCGTCCCACGAAGCCGATGATATCGCGCGAAAGTTTCCACCGAAGGTTCAACGATAGCGTTCAAGGCATGGCTACCGACATCGAGGAAACCACCCATGCCGTCGAGGCTGCCGCCGTCATGCGACTGCTTCCGGCCCGGCCCCGGATGCTCGCGCTGGGCGAGCCGACCCACGGCGAGGACACGCTGCTCGACCTGCGCAACGAGCTCTTCCGGCAGCTCGTCGAGCAGGAGGGCTACGGGACGATCGCGATCGAGAGCGACTGCATGACGGGCCTGCTCGTCGACGACTACGTCACCTCGGGCACCGGCACGCTCGACGCGGTCATGGAACACGGCTTCAGCCACGGCTGGGGCGCCTCCGCGGCCAACCGCGAGCTAGTGCGCTGGATGCGCGCCCACAACGACGACCGGCCCGCGTCCGAGCAGCTCCGGTTCGCCGGTTTCGACGGCCCGCTGGAGACTGCCGCCGCCGCAAGCCCCCGGCAGGCCCTCACCGCACTCCACGGCTGCCTCACGGCCCTGGTGGACGCGGACCTGCTCCCCTGCACCGCGGAGACACTCGACCGCCTGCTCGGCGCCGACGAACGGTGGACCGATCCCGCCGCGATGTGGGACCCCTCCCGGTCCGTGGGGCAGTCGGCCGAGGCCAAGGAGCTGCGGCTGCTCGCCGACGATCTGGTGGCGCTGCTCGACGCGCACACCCCGCACCTGATCACGACGGCCTCGCGGGACGACGGGGACCGGGCGCGCCTGTACGGGCGCACGGCGACCGGCCTGCTGCGCTACCACCACTGGATGGCCGACGGCTCATCGGCCCGCCTGGCCCGGCTGGTGGGCCTGCGGGACCAGATGATGGCCGACAACCTCCTCGCCGTCGCCGCCCGGGGCCCGGTACTCGTCCACGCCCACAACTCCCATCTCCAGCGGGAGAAGAGCACGATGCGGATGGGCGGGATGCCGTTGGAGTGGTGGAGCGCCGGTGCGCTGGTGAGCGCCCGGCTCGGCGAGGAGTACGCCTTCGTGGCCACGGCCCTCGGCACGATCCGGCACCAGGGAGTGGACGCGCCGCCGCCGGACACCGTCGAAGGACTCCTGTACGCGCTCCCGGAGGAGCGCTGCGTCATCGACCCCGCACGGCTGTCCACCGCCCTCGGCGACACGCTGCCCGCGCCCCGTGTGTCCCCTTGGTTCGGTTACGCCCCGCTCGACCCGGCGCACCTGGCGGGCAGCGACGGCATCGTCTTCGTGAAGGACGTCCCGCAGACCCCGTGCGACGCTCAGCAGTAGAGCCGTTGACGACCGGGGGTTCGCCTGGATCAGGCCGGATCAGCGAGCCCGGCCTGATCCGAACGAGGCGCTGCCCTCACGCAGGCGGAACCCCGTGACGAGGTCGGGGCTGATCCGGACAGCGCCCGATGCGGTGCCGGCAGCCCAGGGCTGCAGGAGGTGCGCGTACCGCTCGATCTCGCCAGGTTCGGTGACCGCGGTCGCGTAACCGGTGGCGACCACGCTCCACCCCAGGTGGTCACCCGGATCGATGTCGTCGGCCTCGTAGGCGACGACCACGGCTGTGCCCTCCTCGGCGGAGAGCAGGGCGGCGAGCGTCGATCCGTCCTGGACGCGGACGATGATGTCGCCGGCATCGAGCACGTGGTTGACCGGGCGCACGGCGGGCAATGCGTGCCGGGTGAAGACGATCCGGCCCAGTTCGACGGTGCCGAGCAGGTGCAGCGCCTCGTCGGCACCGAGCTCGTCCATCTGCCGTCCCGGGATGCCCGCGGCAGGCGGACCGGCGGTCGCAGCGACCGGGTGGTTCTTCATCGTGGACGTCCTTCGTCGGGCGGGCAGGCCATCTGCTGCCAGGATCTCCGGCGAGCCGGGGGACAGGCATGGGCCGGTCGGACCCCGGACGGGACCACAGGACCCATGCCCGGGGACGGCGGGCAGGCCGAGACCGAAGACGGACTCGACAGGAGGCCGTTCAGCGGAAGTCTCCGCTGATCACCTCCGTACTCCGGGCGGTCGAGGGTGTCATGGACGTCCGTATCGAACTGGACGGAGCCGTCACCGCCTGAGGAAGGGAACCGCTGCCGGAGTCCGGTGCGTGGTCCGGCTGTCCCGCCCACCCGGTGCGTTGCGCACCGTGCTGGGATAATGCGGAAGGCAGGACACGCACGCACCGAACCAGGGGCCGCCATGTCCGACGATCCGAACGTCTCCGCCGAGGCACCGATCAAGGTGTTCCTGCTCGACGACCACGAGGTCGTCCGACGGGGGCTGCGCGACCTCCTCGACGCCGAGCCGGACATCAGCGTCGTGGGCGAGGCCGGCACGGTCGCGCAGGCGCTGGCCCGCGGTCCGGCCCTTCGCCCGGATGTCGCCGTACTCGACGTGCGGCTGCCCGACGGCGACGGCATCACCGTCTGTCGCGAGCTCCGCGCACGGATGCCGGGCCTGGCCTGTCTGATGCTGACCTCGTTCGACGACGAGGACGCCCTGCTGGACGCGATCATGGCCGGTGCGGCCGGGTACGTGCTGAAGCAGATCAAGGGCTCCGACCTGGTCTCCGCCGTACGCACGGTCGCCACCGGGCAGTCCATGCTGGACCCCGCGACCACCGCGCGGCTGATGCGGTCCCTGCGCACCCCCGAAGCGGCGAAGGAACCGGGGGACGACCCCCTGGCGGCCCTGTCCGAACGGGAGCGGGCCGTCCTCGAACTCATCGGCGACGGCCTCACCAACCGGCAGATCGCCAAGCGGCTCTATCTGTCCGAGAAGACGGTCAAGAACCACATCTCACGGCTCCTGGGCAAGCTCGGAGTGGAGCGACGGATCCAGGCCGCGGTGATCGTCGCCCACGTGCACGAGCACGATGCCGTACACGAGCACGATGCCGGGACGGCACAGCGGTAGGACGGCGACCGTCACCGCACGGGCGGGACCACGGGTACCCGCCATTCCAGGCGCGTGCCCCGCTCCCCGTCGCCCCGTGCCGCGACCTCCATCCGGCCGCCCAGCCGTTCGGCACGTGCGGCCAGGTTCCGCAGCCCGCTGCGCCGGCCTCCCTCGGGCAGGCCGATGCCGTTGTCGGTCACGGTGACGGTCAGAGTCCCGTCGGCGGCGGCGATCGCGACCTCGGCCCGGGTGGCCTGGGCATGGCGGGCGACATTGGTGAGGGACTCCCCCACCACGGCCAGGACCTCGTCCGCGACGGCCGACGGTACGTCGGTGTCGATCAGCCCCTCCATGCGCAGGGCCGGGGCGAATCCGAGAGCCGCTGCGGCCTCGTCCAGGGCCTGGACCGTGCGGGAACGCAGCGTGGACGCCTCGCCGGGGGTGTCGTGCTCGCGGAGTCCGAAGATGGTGGACCGGATGATCTTGATGGTGGCGTCGAGGTCGTCCACGGCGCGGGAGAGGCGTTCGGACGCCTCGGGGTGGTCGACGAAGCGCTGGGCGCTCTGGAGTGTCATCCCCGTGGCGAAGAGACGCTGGATGGCCAGGTCGTGCAGGTCGCGGGCGATGCGGTCGTGGTCCTCCAGCAGGCTCATCTGCTCGGCGTCGCGACGCCGGTCGGCAAGCTCCAGCGCAAGGGCTGCCTGACCCGCGAACCCCGGCAGCGCGGCGACCTCCGCACTGGCGAACACGGGGCGGCCGTGGCGCCGGGCCAGGATCAGGACGCCGCTCAGCTTCTCCTCGGTGCCGACGGTCACGGCCACCGCAGGACCGAACCCCGCCCACCTCTCCGGCTGTACGGTGACGCGCGCGTCGGTCGCCACGTCGGGGACCGTGATCAGGCCGTCGCGGGCCGGCACGGCCTCGGCCAGGGTGCCCCGGGTGCTGGGCAGGACGATCCCGCGATGCGCCTCGGCTCCCTCCCCGAGGGCGAGCGAGCCGCGCAGTTCACCGGCGGAGCCGAGCAGATAGAAGACGCCCATGTCCGCGCCGGTGATGTCCTTGGCCCGGTCCAGCATGCCCTCGAGAACCTCGTGCTCGGGCGCTCCCGAGAGCAGGGCGCTGGTGATGTCGGAGCCGGCCTCCAGCCAGCGCTCGCGCAGCCGGACCTCCTCGAAGAGCCGGGCGTTCTCGACGGCGATGCCGGCCGCGACGGCGAGGGTGGACAGGACTGCTTCGTCCTCGGCGTCGAACTCGGCTCCGCCGTGCTTCTCGGTCAGATAGAGGTTGCCGAAGACCTCCTCGCGGACCCGGATCGGGACACCCAGGAAGGAGTGCATCGGCGGGTGATGGGCCGGGAAGCCGTACGAGGCGGGATGCTCGGACAACTCCGACAGCCGGAGCGGCTCCGGGTGGCGGATCAGCTCGCCGAGGATGCCGTGGCCGGAGGGCAGGTCGCCGATCCGGGCGCGGAGCTCGTCGCTGACGCCCACGGGAAGGAACTCGGCCAGCTTCTTGTCGGTCCCGATCACGCCGAGGGCCCCGTACTCCGCGTCCACGAGTACGACGGCGGCTTCGACGATGCCCTGCAGGACCTGGGGCAGGTCGAGTTCCCGGCCGACCGACATGACGGCCTCCAGCAGGCCGTTCAGCCGGTCGCGCGTGCCCCTCACCTCGTCGATCCGCACCTGGAGTTCGTCGAGCAGCTCGTCCAGCCGCAGTCGCGGAACACCGCTCGGGGCGGGCCGGTCGCCTGCGCTCATGCCCCACCTCCTGCCGCCCTACCCGGCGGGCCCGTCCGGTCGGATGATGACGGTCGGGCACGGGGCGTGGAGCGCCGCCTGCTGGCTCACCGAACCGAGCAGGGCCCGGCGGAAGCCACCGCGACCACGGCTGCCCACGACCAGCATGTCCGCCCCCTCTGCGGCGTCCACCAGGGCCTGGGCCGGGTTGCCGCGCACCAGGCTCTCGTGCACCCAGCGCAGTGCGGCCCGGGACGAGGGGGACCCGTCGACTCCCACCACGATCCGGGGAGCCTCCTGCTGCCTGTCCATCCCGATTGCACCCTTCCGACGACTGGTACATCCACAGTGTGCGAACGCGGAACGCGGCGCCACGCGAGACGGTCAGGGCCCCCGCTCCCCCTGTCCGGCGTCCGGGCCGCCGGAGGGCGGCCCGCCGTGGCGGCCCTCGGGCAGCCGGAACCATCGCTCCTGGCCTGCCGCGACACGTTCCTGACGGCCGCCGGGCAGCACCAGGGTCACCGGGGCCAGGAGCGACGACGGGACGCTGAGGCCGAGCCGGCCCGGCTTGAACCGGATCCGGATGTCCGGGTGTCCGAGGTAGCAGACCGAGAACGAGGAGGCGGGCACCTCGGAGAGTGCCACCGGGGTGACGTGCAGGCCGTCGTCGCGGAGCTCGAGTCCGACGATGCCGCGCTCGACGAGGTCGAGGGTGCCTCCCATGGCTCCCAGGTGGATCCCTTCGCCGGTGGTGCCGCCCTGGACGTCGGTGATGTCACTGAGCAGGGCTTCCTGGCAGTAGCGCCAGGCGTCCGGGCCCTGCTCCCGGGCGAGGACCCAGCCGTGCACGAGGCTGCTGAGCGTGGAGCCGTGGCAGGTGCGGCGCAGGTAGTGGGCCACTGTCCTGCGCCAGAGCTCGTCGTCGAGGCGGTGCCCGAGCCGGCCGAACAGTTCGCCGAGTTCCGAGGGGCGGAAGAGGTACCCGAGCATGAGGGTGTCGGCCTGCTTGGACGCCTGGTACCGGTTGGGTGTGTCGCCCTCGGCCTCCAGGATGCGGTCCAGGCGGCGGATGTCGTGGTAGCGGGCGCGGTAGCCGTCCCAGTCGAGCTCGGCGAGGTCTCCGTAGCCGTGGAACTGGCTGATCACGCCGTGATGGAACGGCACGTACAGGCGGTGCGAGACGTCCTCCCAGGAACGGAGGTCGTCGGGGCCGATGCCGAGGTGTGTGAGGAGCTCGGCGCGTCGGGCTGCCGGGAGTTCCCCGTACAGGTCGAGTGCGCGGGCGAGCACCCACGCGGCGGTGACGTTGGTGTAGGCGTTGTCGTCGATGCCGGGTCCGGCGGCGTCCGGGTAGGCGTCGTGGTATTCGTCCGGGCCGACGACGCCGCGGATCCGGTAACGGCCGAGGCCGGTGTCCCAGGCCGCCGCGTCGGCCCAGAAGAGGGCTGTGTTCAGGAGGAGTTCGGCGCCCGGGCCGTGCATGAAGCCGATGTCGCCGGTGGCCTGCCCGTATTGCCACACGTTCCAGGCGACGGCCGAACCCACGTGGTGCTGGAGGTCGGAGTGGTCCGGCAGCCAGCGGCCGGAGTGCGGGTTGAGGTGCAGCTTCTGGGTCTCCTCGACTCCGGAACTGCCGCTCTGCCACGGGAACATCGCGCCCCTGCCCCCGGCCCGACGGGCGGCCTCACGGGCCGCGGCCAGCCGCCGGTGCCGGTACATCAGCAGGGCCCGAGCGGTCCCGGGGAGGTGGCGGGTGAGGTAGGGCAGCACGAACAGCTCGTCCCAGAAGACGTGTCCCCGGTACGCCTCGCCGTGGAGGCCGCGGGCCGGGACGCCGGCGTCGAGCTCCGCGGTGTGCCGGGAGAGGGTCTGCAGCACGTGGAAGGTGTGCAGGCGCAGCACCTCTCCGGTGTCGCCGGGTACCTGCAGCTCCCCTTCGCTCCAGAGGCGCCGCCAGGACGCCCGGTGGGAGGCCAGCAGGGGGGAGAAGTCCGGGGCGTGCGCGGCGCATTCGATGCTCCGCCGTACGGGGTCGGACAGAGGCCGGTCGAGCGAGGTGCACAGGGCGGCGGTCTTCACGACGACGACGGGGGCGGCCCGTTCGATCGGCAGGGCGAACGTCTGTGTGGCGGTGGTGGCCGTGCACGTCCTGTCGGCGGGCGCCGGAGGGCGTGCCGACGTACGGACCGCGAACCCGATCCGTATCCGGGAGGCAGTGGTGGTGCAGCTCAGCCAGGCGGTGCCGTCCGCTTCCACCCCGGCCCGGTGCTCGGCGAGATGCTGTCCGGCCAGGGCCCGGTAGCGCTCGACTCCGGAGTTGGTGACGTCTCCGTCGAGCACGGACGCGACCTCGATCCTGCCGCGCCAGCCGTACGCCCTGAACGCGGTGTTCTGGGCCGCGAGATGCGGGTCGCCCATGTGGACCAGGCGGGTGTGGGTGACTCCCAGGCGGCGGCCCTCGGCATCGCCGTACAGCAGGCGGCGGACGAGCGTACCGGCGCGCAGGTCGAGCGCGACGTGGCTGTGGCGCAGAGTGGGGTGATCCGGCGTGAGCCAGTCGCCGGGCGGTGCTCCCTCGGGCAGACAGCGGTACCGCAGGGCGGTCCAGTCCGGAAGGCGGACCAGGTCCTCGTTGGAGACCGTTCGTCCGCCGACGGAGGAGGTGAGGCGGTCGTAGCAGCCGGCGAGGTAGGTGGCCGGGTAGTGGATGGTGTCGGCGACGGTCTCGGGGGCTGCTCCGCGGGTGGCGAAGCGGCCGTTGCCGAGGGTGCACAGGGACTCGACCAGCCGCTCGGTCCCGGGGTCGTAGCGGTGGTACTCCCAGCGCCAGGGTCTGTTCACGGGCGGTCGCCTCCGAGTGCGGCGGACAGTCCACCGAGGTCGGGGAGGACGAGATGGGCGCCGTGTGCGCGCAGGGCGTCCGTCATCCGGGGGTCGCCCTCGCGGTTGAGCCCCACCACCAGGCGGAAACCCCCTCGGTGCCCCGCCTCGACGCCGACGAGGGCGTCGTCCACCACCGCGGTGTGTGCGGGGGTGGCGCCGAGGCGGCCGGCGGCTTCGAGGAAGAGGGCGGGGTCGGGTTTGCCCGGCAGGGCGAGTGCGGCTGCGTCCCGGCCGTCCACCACCTCGTCGAAGCAGCCGATCAGACCGGCGGACCGCAGGAGGGCACGGGCATGCCGGGAGGCCGAGACGGCCGCGCACCGGACCTCCGTCTCCCGCAGGCGCCGGAGCGCGGGCCGGACGTCCTCGAAGCCGGCGACGCCGTCGGTCCGCACCGCGCGGGTGAAGATCTCCTCCTTGCGGGCGGCGACCGCGTGGACGGTGGCGCATCCGGGCGGATCCTGCGGCGTTCCTGGAGGGAGGCCGATGTGGCGGGAGCCGAGGAAGGCCCGTACGCCGTCGAGCCGGGACCGGCCGTCGACCAGGTCCCGGTAGTCGCGTACGGCGTCGAACGGGCGCGGCCGTTCCCCGGAGGCCGAGGGCCGCCACGCGCGGAGGCAGCCGTCGAAGGTCTCCTTCCAGGCGGCGGCGTGGCGGACTGCCGTGGCCAGGAGCACACCATCGGTGTCGAACACGACCGCACGCAGGTCGTTCATGAGTCGTGCACCACGCGACGGCCGGTGATCCGGACGGGGGTGAGCTTCATCCAGTGGTTGCGCGGGCCGCCGGCCCAGGGCTCGGACCGCGCCGCGGCGTCGAGGTGGTGAAGCCGGTCCGGCTCCGTGACGGCCGCCAGTTCACCCACGGCGAGCACACTCCAGCCGCCGGCCGTCACGTCGTCGATGTTGTCGATCTCGAAGGCGGCCTCGGTCCCTGCCGCTCCGGCCGCGACGGACCCCGCAGAGGTACGGAAGGTGATGTCGGGGCCCGCGACGAGGTAGTTGACGGGGAGGACGGCCGGGCCTTCGGCGGTGAACACCGCGAGGCGGCCCACGCCGTGCGTGTTCAGCAGCCGGCGGCAGTCGGCCTCGTCCAGGGATTCGAGCGCGGTGTCGCGCCGGGCGGTGGCCCGGCCGGCGACGAGGTCGGCGTTCGTGCCGACCAGGTCGTCGACAGTGATGCCGAGGGCGTCGGCCACCCGGACGAGAGTGCCGATGGCGGGACGAGCGGCGTGTTCCTCCAGGTAGGCGATGTAGGTGCCGTCGACATCGGACTGCCGGCCCAGTTCCTCGCGGCTCAGGCCGAGGGCGTCGCGTCGGGCTGCCAGGCGGCGGCCCAGGTCGGTGCGTCCGGTCGTCTCGCCGGACTGCCGCGGTGGGGGGCTCGGCATGCTCTTCACGGCACTCACTGCTCCTGGGGCGGTACGGCGACCGTGTCGTGCTGGGGTCCGCCGAGCACGACCTTGAGGGCGCCGGTGTCGCGGGCGCGGGAGAAGACGTCGTACGCCTCCTCCATCCGGTCCAGCTCGAAGCGGTGGGTGATCAACTCGGCCCCGGGCAGACGGCCGGCGGCCGTCATGCGCAGCAGCATGGGGGTGGAGTAGGTGTCGACGAGCCCGGTGGTGATGGTGACGTCCTTGATCCACAGGTCTTCGAGGTGGAGGACAGCGGGCTTGCCGTGGACGCCGATGTTGGCGACCCGGCCGACGGGTCGCACCATCCGGGTGCACATCTCGAACGCCTCGGGCACACCGACGGCCTCGACGACCACGTCCGCCCCGAGTCCGTCGGTCAGGTCCTCCACGAGCCGCTCGGGCTCCTCGTCCGCGCTGACGGTGGCATCGGCACCGAGCTCGCGCGCGGCGGCGAGCCGGGACGGGGCGAGGTCGACGGCGACGATCCGCCCGGGGCTGTGCAGCCGCGCGGTGGCGATCACGGCCAGCCCGATCGGTCCGGCACCGACCACGACGACCGTGTCGCCCGGGCGCACGTTCCCGTTGAGCACGCCGACCTCGTACGCGGTCGGGAAGATGTCGGCGAACAGGACGGCGTCGGGGCCGGCCAGGGTGCTGGGCAGAGGGTGGACGGAGAGGTCCGCGAAGGGGACGCGTACGTATTCGGCCTGGGTGCCGTCGATGGTGTGGCCGAGGACCCAGCCGCCGCCCCCGCGGCACTGGCCGTAGTGCCCTTCGCGGCAGAAGCGGCACCGGCCGCAGGCGGAGATGCAGGAGACCAGGACGCGGTCGCCGGGGCGGACACTCCGGACGTCACCGCCGGTCTCGACGACGGTGCCGACGGCCTCGTGGCCCAGGATCCGGCCGGGCTCCACCTCGGGTACGTCGCCCTTGACGATGTGCAGGTCGGTGCCGCAGATGGTGACGGCGTCGACCCGGACGATCGCGTCGGCGGCGTCCTTGACGGAAGGGTCCGGGACGTCCTGCCAGGAGGTCTCTCCGGGCCCGTGGAAGACGAGGGCCTTCATGGCGCGGCCTTCTCTCTGTGTGCCGTACGGAAGGGGTCACCGCCAGGGTGTGCCCGCGCCCCTCCGTCCCGCTTGGGCCGGTCGGCCCCTGCCGAGGACCGGTCGGGTCCCTCCTGACAGGCCGTTCCGGTCCGATGACGAAGACCGGCACCGGTCCCGCGAGGAAGCTGCCGCGATGTCCCGGTGGGACCCCGTCCCCGGCCCGCAACCTCGTCGGCTGCGGACTCTTCCAGGGTGTCGCGGACCTGCGCCGCCGCAACCGGGCCACGCTGCACGTCTCACGGCGAGGCTGCCCCAGAGGGCGGCCGGGCGTGGGGTGCGAGAGCGGTGATGGCCGCCGGGGAGACGGCGAGGCCGAAGCCCGTGAAGAGTTCGAAGCGGGCGAGGGTACGTCCCAGGGCATGGGCCGGGGCGAGGCAGACCACGGACACCGCGGCGACGGCCGGGGCGCCCCAGCCGTGTCCCAGGGAAGTGGCCGCGAGGAAGCCGAGGTAGGACACGGTGAGTACCACGCCGGACTCCGGCGTCACACGACATGGCCCCGGTGTTCCGTAGGACCCTGGCTGTCAGTGGCCGTTGGGATACTCGGCGGACACGGCACACCCAGGAGGACCCAGTACCCATGACCGACAAGCAGCAGGCACCGACCGCCGCCGAGCTTCACGAGCTGATGAAGGAACTGCACACTGTGCAAGGACGGGTGCAAGACACCTACCTGCGGCTGTGGTCAGCTCCGGAGACATGCGATGTCGCCTACCAGATCGAGGACGCGGCCGGAGACATCCGCCGCGCCTGGGAGGCGCTGGAAAGGATTTCAGGAAGCTTCACCCGCGTCTACGTCATTCCTGGAACCGAGAGCCTGTGCGGAGTGCCGTGGGGTGTCTGCCCGGACCACGGGAACACCCTTCGCGTCAGAGGCAGGAAAACCTGGTGCACGGTTGCGGAGTGCTCACACAAGTGGGCCTACGACAAGCTCAGCAACCCATGCGCCGAGCCCGTGACCGAAACGGTCACGGACGCTCGTGGAAAGTCGTTTCTGGCCTGCCGGGCACACGCGAGGGACGCGGAGAAGCGGTTGTAGGGCCTCGCCGGTCCGGTCCGGTCCGTGCTGGCTGACTGCAGCCTGAGGCGTCGGCTACCCGGCGGCGTCTGTGGGAGGAGTTGCAACGGGTCCGGGACCGGCTCAACCGTGAGGGCACGCTGCCGGTCCACGGCGCCCGCGTCACCATCACTCCCGACGGTGAGACGACCCTGACCCGCGGGTCCTGGTCCGTCACCCTGTAGCCAGGATCAGCCATCGGCCCACCGCGGGCATGCACACCAGGCCCACGACGACGCCGATCGTCATGGCGACGCCGGATCTTGGTGGTGGCTGGCATGGCGTCAACGGTGCGGGCGTGCCTCCGCACCGGGTGCGTCGGTTGACGGACACCGTCAACCGACGACGTCAGCGGCCGTCCGGTCGGTGATGATGAGGGGGTGACCTTGAGGATCGACATCAGCGAACTGCCGCCCGAGCGGCTGCGGTTCGTCGCCTCCCCGCTGGCAGAACTGACCGCGATGCTGCACGTCCTGGCAGAACCGGGCCATCATCCGCAGTTCTCCGACTGGGCCGCGGACGTCCGGGCGGGGATGCGGCCGGAGCTGGCCGAGCGGTTGCGGGAGGCGGAGTTCCTCTGGCGTTCCTCACAGGCCGACTTCCTGCTCCCCGCGCGGCCCCGGCCGACCCTCGTCGAGGAGCTGGACGACGTGGACCGGATCGACGACGAGTCGTACGTGACCGCCGCGCTCGGCACGACGTGCGGCAGCAAACGGGTCCCCGTCGCCTCGCCGTCACCGCTCACCGACGCGACCGCGCGCCGGCGGGCCCTGCACCTGGCCCAGGCCCGTGGCGCACGGCAAGAGGCATTCTCGGAGCGGCTGTTGGCGGATCCGTCCGCGGTACGGGAGCGGGTGCGCCACACCCTCGAACAGTGCGCCGACGCCTTCTTCGACACCGCCTGGACCAGCGCAGCCGCGCAACTCGCCACCGACCTGCGCCTGAAGAACGACCTGCTGAGGCGCCAGGGCATCGGGGCGGCCCTCGCATCGGTCTCCGGCTCGGTCACCCTGTCACCGGACGGCGACCACATCGTCGTGGACAAGCTGCAGGACAGGGCGACCGCCGCCCACACCAACGGGGTCACTTTCATCCCCAGTGTCTTCGGCCGCCCGCACCTGGTGGTGGTCCACGCGCCCGGTTGGCAGCCGGTGGTCCAGTACCCCGTCGCCGAGCCCGGGCCGTCCGAGCCGGTGTCGCTGGAAACGGTCACCCTGCGGCTGGAGGCTCTCGCCCATCCGGTACGGCTGCGCCTCCTGCGCACCCTGGCCCGCGGCCCGCACACCACCGGCGAGCTGGCCCACACCTGGGAACTCTCGCCCCCGGAGGTGTCCCGCCACCTCGCCGTCCTGCGCCGCGCGGGCCTGCTCACGGCCCGACGGCACGGCCGCTACATCCGCTACACCCTCAATCTGCCCGATCTGTCGGCGCTGGGCGCCGACCTGCTGGCGGCCGTTCTGCGCTGAGCGCGTGCGGCCTTCCCGGCACGCGGGGCGCTCACCGCCTGACCCGTGGCATCCCCAGACCGATCCAGGAGATGATCTCCCGCTGGATCTCGTTGTTGCCGCCGCCGAAGGTGAAGATGACGGCCGACCGGTAGCCGCGTTCGAGTTCCCCGTGCAGGACCGCACCGGCCGAACCCTCCTTGAGCGGGCCCGCCGAGCCGACGATCTCCATGAGCCAGGCATAGGCGTCCCGGCGCGCCTCGGAGCCGTACACCTTCACGGCCGACGCGTCGTGCGGGGTGAGGGTGGCGTGCTGGAGTGCCGACACCATCTGCCAGTTGAGGAGCTTCATGGCGTCCAGGCGGGTGTGCGTGCGGGCCAGCCGGGAGCGGACCCAGCCGAGGTCGATGACCCGGCGGCCGTCGGCCAGCTTCGTTTCCGCGGCCCAGCGCTGGACGTTGTGGAGCGCGCGTACGGCCATGGTGCCGTGGGCGGCGAGTGTCACGCGTTCGTGGTTGAGCTGGTTGGTGATGAGCCGCCAGCCCTTGTTCTCCTCGCCGACGCGGTGGGAGACGGGGACCCGGATGTCCTCGTAGTAGCTCGCGGTGGTGTCGTGCGAGGCCAGGGTGTTGATCACCGTGCAGGAGTATCCCGGATCGCTCGTCGGCACGAGCAGCATCGTGATG
The Streptomyces sp. NBC_00234 DNA segment above includes these coding regions:
- a CDS encoding glycoside hydrolase family 65 protein; this translates as MNRPWRWEYHRYDPGTERLVESLCTLGNGRFATRGAAPETVADTIHYPATYLAGCYDRLTSSVGGRTVSNEDLVRLPDWTALRYRCLPEGAPPGDWLTPDHPTLRHSHVALDLRAGTLVRRLLYGDAEGRRLGVTHTRLVHMGDPHLAAQNTAFRAYGWRGRIEVASVLDGDVTNSGVERYRALAGQHLAEHRAGVEADGTAWLSCTTTASRIRIGFAVRTSARPPAPADRTCTATTATQTFALPIERAAPVVVVKTAALCTSLDRPLSDPVRRSIECAAHAPDFSPLLASHRASWRRLWSEGELQVPGDTGEVLRLHTFHVLQTLSRHTAELDAGVPARGLHGEAYRGHVFWDELFVLPYLTRHLPGTARALLMYRHRRLAAAREAARRAGGRGAMFPWQSGSSGVEETQKLHLNPHSGRWLPDHSDLQHHVGSAVAWNVWQYGQATGDIGFMHGPGAELLLNTALFWADAAAWDTGLGRYRIRGVVGPDEYHDAYPDAAGPGIDDNAYTNVTAAWVLARALDLYGELPAARRAELLTHLGIGPDDLRSWEDVSHRLYVPFHHGVISQFHGYGDLAELDWDGYRARYHDIRRLDRILEAEGDTPNRYQASKQADTLMLGYLFRPSELGELFGRLGHRLDDELWRRTVAHYLRRTCHGSTLSSLVHGWVLAREQGPDAWRYCQEALLSDITDVQGGTTGEGIHLGAMGGTLDLVERGIVGLELRDDGLHVTPVALSEVPASSFSVCYLGHPDIRIRFKPGRLGLSVPSSLLAPVTLVLPGGRQERVAAGQERWFRLPEGRHGGPPSGGPDAGQGERGP
- a CDS encoding HAD family hydrolase; this translates as MNDLRAVVFDTDGVLLATAVRHAAAWKETFDGCLRAWRPSASGERPRPFDAVRDYRDLVDGRSRLDGVRAFLGSRHIGLPPGTPQDPPGCATVHAVAARKEEIFTRAVRTDGVAGFEDVRPALRRLRETEVRCAAVSASRHARALLRSAGLIGCFDEVVDGRDAAALALPGKPDPALFLEAAGRLGATPAHTAVVDDALVGVEAGHRGGFRLVVGLNREGDPRMTDALRAHGAHLVLPDLGGLSAALGGDRP
- a CDS encoding helix-turn-helix domain-containing protein, whose product is MPSPPPRQSGETTGRTDLGRRLAARRDALGLSREELGRQSDVDGTYIAYLEEHAARPAIGTLVRVADALGITVDDLVGTNADLVAGRATARRDTALESLDEADCRRLLNTHGVGRLAVFTAEGPAVLPVNYLVAGPDITFRTSAGSVAAGAAGTEAAFEIDNIDDVTAGGWSVLAVGELAAVTEPDRLHHLDAAARSEPWAGGPRNHWMKLTPVRITGRRVVHDS
- a CDS encoding zinc-dependent alcohol dehydrogenase family protein → MKALVFHGPGETSWQDVPDPSVKDAADAIVRVDAVTICGTDLHIVKGDVPEVEPGRILGHEAVGTVVETGGDVRSVRPGDRVLVSCISACGRCRFCREGHYGQCRGGGGWVLGHTIDGTQAEYVRVPFADLSVHPLPSTLAGPDAVLFADIFPTAYEVGVLNGNVRPGDTVVVVGAGPIGLAVIATARLHSPGRIVAVDLAPSRLAAARELGADATVSADEEPERLVEDLTDGLGADVVVEAVGVPEAFEMCTRMVRPVGRVANIGVHGKPAVLHLEDLWIKDVTITTGLVDTYSTPMLLRMTAAGRLPGAELITHRFELDRMEEAYDVFSRARDTGALKVVLGGPQHDTVAVPPQEQ
- a CDS encoding helix-turn-helix domain-containing protein; the encoded protein is MTLRIDISELPPERLRFVASPLAELTAMLHVLAEPGHHPQFSDWAADVRAGMRPELAERLREAEFLWRSSQADFLLPARPRPTLVEELDDVDRIDDESYVTAALGTTCGSKRVPVASPSPLTDATARRRALHLAQARGARQEAFSERLLADPSAVRERVRHTLEQCADAFFDTAWTSAAAQLATDLRLKNDLLRRQGIGAALASVSGSVTLSPDGDHIVVDKLQDRATAAHTNGVTFIPSVFGRPHLVVVHAPGWQPVVQYPVAEPGPSEPVSLETVTLRLEALAHPVRLRLLRTLARGPHTTGELAHTWELSPPEVSRHLAVLRRAGLLTARRHGRYIRYTLNLPDLSALGADLLAAVLR